Within Aquipuribacter hungaricus, the genomic segment GTCGAAGCACACCGGCCCGCGCGGGCCGCGGGCGACGTTCCACGGGTTGAGGTCGTCGTGCTGGAACGTGCTCGGCAGCCCGGCGCCTGCCAGCTCGTCGCACCAGCCGCGGACCGCAGGCAGGCCGTCGCGCACCGCCCGCCAGCCGTCGGCGTCCAGGTGCTGCGGGTCGCCCGGCGGCAGGGCGGCGAGCCGGTCGGCGAGGGCCTCCACCCAGCCCGGGAGCTCCTCCACCGTCAGCGACGGCAGCCCCGCCGCCCGCAGCCGGTCACCGGCCCCGGCCAGGCGCTGCTGCACCCCGGCGTGGTGGGCGAGCAGGCCGGCGAGCTCCGCCTCGGAGATGTCCCGGTCGCCGCGGGGACGCACCGCGCCGGCGTCGGGCAGCAGGAAGCGGCCGCGGGGGGCGTCGACGGCCAGCGGCGCCGGGAAGTCGTCCGGCGCCAGCGCCGCCAGGGCGGCGAGCACGGGCCCCTCGAACGCTTGGCCGGGGTTGCACTCCTTGGCCCAGACGGTGCCGGTCGTGCTGGGGTAGCGGCGCACGGCCGACCAGAACCGGGTCTTGACCTCGGTGCCGGGGCCGGTCAGCGCGGCGCCGCGGTCGGCGAGGACCTCGGCGACCCAGGCGTCGGTCTCCTGCTGCCAGGCGCGGCCCTGCCACCGGGCGAGCAGGTCCTCCACGGCGGCAGGCTAGGCGCGCGCCACCGACCGGGGCACCCGTACGGCGGGCCGACGGCGGGCGCCGGGGGGACCCGCGCCCTCGGGCACCAGCAGGCTGCTGCGGGGCGGGCCGACGGGCACGAGCGTCTCGTCCAGGTCGGCGCGAAGGGTGGTGAGCGCGTCGAGCAGGTAGTTCTGCCGCACCTGCCAGGGACGGCGGTCGCCCTGGCGCGGGAACGCGTGCACCGAGCGCTGCACGTACCCCGCGGCCAGGTCGAGCAGCGGTCTCGGTGACAGCCCGGGCGCGGCGACCGGCACCACGGCCGCGGCGTCGTGCCGGTCGGCCCAGCGCAGCACCTTGACGACGAGCCGGTGCGTGAGGTCGGCGCGCAGGGTCCACGAGGCGTTGGTGTAGCCGATGCAGACCGCGAAGCTCGGCACCCCGGTGACCATCGCTCCGTTCCACACGTACTGCTGCGACAGGTCGACCTCGGTGCCGTCGACCCGGGGACGCAGCCCGCCGAAGGCGCGCAGCCGCAGCCCCGTGGCCGTGACCAGCACGTCCGCCTCGACCAGCCGGCCGGACTGCGTGAGCACGCCCTCGGGCACCACGCGCTCGATCCGGTCGGTGACCATCGTCGCCCGGCCGTCCCGGACCACCCGGAACAGGTCCCCGCCGGGGCTGGAGCACAGCCGCTGGTCCCAGGGGTCGTAGGCCGGCGTGAAGTGCTCGGCGACCAGGGCGGGGTCGCCGAGCGCACGGGTCGCGAACCGGGTGAGCAGGCGGCGTGCGGCCTGGGGGCGGCGCCGGCAGTACTGGTAGAAGCCGGTGGTGGTGGCGATGTTCTTGGCCCGGACCAGCCGGTGCGCCAGGCCGGCCGGCAGCACCGCCTGCAGCCGCTGGGCGGTGCGGTCGCGGCTCGGCACAGCACCCACCCACGTGGGGGAGCGCTGGAGCATGGTGACGTGCGCGGCGGCACCGTCGCCGCGCAGCAGGGCCGGCACCAGGGTGACCGCGGTGGCGCCCGAGCCGACGACGACCACCCGGGCGCCGGCGTGGTCGAGGTCCGCGGGCCAGGACTGCGGGTGCACGACCCGG encodes:
- a CDS encoding flavin-containing monooxygenase; its protein translation is MVTTGGADVRQDGDAGPEDGSGGDEDRGLEHVDVVVVGAGLSGVGAGYRLQTGRPGTTYAVLEAREDLGGTWDLFRYPGVRSDSDMATLGYSFRPWRDPDGKALANGPAILDYIRATAAETGVGEHVRYSSKVVGADFSTADARWTLTVEDPRSGATHRMTCGFLYSCAGYYDYDSPHDPQLPGVDSFAGRVVHPQSWPADLDHAGARVVVVGSGATAVTLVPALLRGDGAAAHVTMLQRSPTWVGAVPSRDRTAQRLQAVLPAGLAHRLVRAKNIATTTGFYQYCRRRPQAARRLLTRFATRALGDPALVAEHFTPAYDPWDQRLCSSPGGDLFRVVRDGRATMVTDRIERVVPEGVLTQSGRLVEADVLVTATGLRLRAFGGLRPRVDGTEVDLSQQYVWNGAMVTGVPSFAVCIGYTNASWTLRADLTHRLVVKVLRWADRHDAAAVVPVAAPGLSPRPLLDLAAGYVQRSVHAFPRQGDRRPWQVRQNYLLDALTTLRADLDETLVPVGPPRSSLLVPEGAGPPGARRRPAVRVPRSVARA